In the Cellvibrio sp. KY-GH-1 genome, GCTGCTAGCTGCAATCGCTTGTGGCGCTACCGCGACAGGAGTAGTAACTGTTTGTGATGCAGCGGGCGCTTCGTCGCGCAGAAAATAAAAAGCCGCTGCGGCAACAATAACCACCAACACCACTATTACCCACAGTGAACCCGAAGAACTTTGTCGTGGTTGATAATCGTCACGCATACTCAATACCCTTTTGCTTGGCGTTATGGTTTATAAAATAACCAGGAATATAAGGAATTATGGCCCAATCGCTCTTAAGGTGACAGCCTTAATGCTACGGGGTTCCCGTTTGACGGCATGATAGACTCTAACTTCCTTCAGTTTCAGCTAGACTGCGCGGATATTTTGACTGTTAGTGATTGCGTATACGGGGCCGCTATGAAATTTACCAGCCTGATTATTTTACTTGTGATGATTGCCGGTTGTGCCAGCATCTCCGGTTCACAGTGGGACAAGCGTTTCGGAAAAGCCGAAGTCCGCGAAATGCCAACCAACCCCAGCCAAAGCCAAATCAGCTACTACCAACATACTCGCCCAATTCTTGAACAGCGCTGCGTTGTTTGTCACGGTTGCTACGACGCCCCCTGCCAACTCAAGCTGGAATCCTATGAAGGGTTACTGCGTGGCGCCAACCCGGAAAAAGTGTACGACGGCACTCGCTTGTTGGGCGCCAATCTAACTCGCTTATTTGAGGATGCACAAACCACTGCTGAATGGCGGTCAAAAAAATTTCATCCGGTGATCAATGAACGCAGTAATTCCCCCAGCGCCAATATTGATGCCGGGGTATTAGCGCAAACGCTGAAATTAAAACACGCACATCCGCTACCAAATGCAGCAATCCTGCCGGAAAACTTCGACCTTAACCTGGACCCCACTCAATACTGCCCAAGTATTGAAACCTTTAACGCCTTTAGCCAAAAAAATCCGCTCTGGGGAATGCCCTATGCCCTGCCAGGCCTGAATGAAAAAGAATACAAACTGACGATGGATTGGTTGGCGCAAGGCGCCGCCATGGGGACTTTAACTCCCATCCCTGCCAGCGTACAAAAGCAAATCATTAGCTGGGAGAAGTTTCTAAACGGGGCTTCGCTCAAAGAACAGCTGGTTAATCGTTATATTTTTGAACATCTATTTTTAGCGCATTTATTTTTTGCTGAAGCGCCGCGCACGTATTTTCGTCTGATACGCTCCAGCACACCGCCAGGAGAACCCATTCAACGCATTAGTACTGCGCGCCCGTTTGACGACCCCAAGGCACAACGGGTTTATTATCGTTTATGGCGCGACCCTTCCAGCACCGTTGCCAAAACCTTCATGCCTTACAAACTGAGCAAGCAGCGCATGGATCGCTGGCAAAAGTTGTTTTATCAAGTTGACTATCAGGTCGCGCAATTACCCTCTTACCACCCCGACACTGCTGCCAATCCGTTTATCACCTTTGCGGAGCTGCCAATCAGTGCGCGCTATCGTTTTATGCTGGATGAAGCGCAGTTCACAATTATGAATTTCATCAAGGGGCCGGTGTGTCGCGGCCAGGTTGCACTCAATGTAATTCAGGATCATTTCTGGGTATTTTTTCTAGCGCCAGACAATCAAAGTTCCAAAGGCACCGAAAAATTCCTCGCCGATAATAGTAAACACTTACAACTACCCGCGAGCGCCGGTAACACAATGATGCCAATGCCCGACTGGATAAAATATTCGGAGCTACAAAAAGAATATCTCGCTGCCAAGGCAAAAATTGTTAATCAGGTGGCGAAAGAAAAAGATGGCCTGGATCTTAATCTTTTCTGGAATGGCGACAAAGGCACCAACCCCAATGCCGCGCTAACTATTTTTCGTCATAGCGACAGCGCCAGCGTACACCAGGGTTTAATCGGACAGCCGCCCAAAACCGCGTGGGTCATTGGTTATCCATTACTGGAACGAATTCATTATTTATTGGTGGCAGGTTTTGATGTCTACGGCAATGTATCGCATCAGCTGCTCAGCCGTCTGTACATGGATTTTTTACGTATCGAAGGGGAAATGAATTTCGTGACCTTCCTGCCTAAAAAAAACCAGCAACAGGAAATGGCCTTTTGGTATCGCGATGCCGAATCCAATTTGCAAACCTATTTGAATCTGTATATCAATCAGCTCGATGATAAAAATAATATCCGGTACACCAGTGACAACCCCAAATTAGAACTCTATAAAAAGTTACAAGATTATTTAGGTGAAGCCAGTAAATCGCCGCTAAATATTCGCACCAACAAGTTAAGTGCAGATCAGCTGGCGCTCTATGAAAAATTGCAAAGCACCCATGGCACGGCCATTAGCTTCCTACCGCAAACGACCGTGCTGGAAATTCCCGGCAAGGGCTTATTTACGCTGATTCATAACAACGCCTACAGCAATCTTTCTTCCCTATTTGGTGAAGACAAACGGCATATTCCAGTAGAGGATAATCTGACGATTGCGCGCGGTATTGTTGGCAGCTATCCCAACAGCTTTTTACGTGTAGAGAGCAACGCGCTGGATGCGTTTGTTACCCAATTCCAGGCCATGCGCTCCGAGGCTGATTACCGCGCCCTGCGCGACACCTATGGCATCCGCCGCAGCAACCCCGATTTCTGGGCCTTTAGCGACCATGTGCATGAGTTGTATTTCCGAAACCAGCCCAAAGAAGCAGCCATTCTGGATTACAACCGGCTGGAGAATCGGTAACCTTGCGCACCTTGAATAAAGACCAGCGCATAAAATTGCGGCAACACTGTAAATAAAGTATTCTTTCTAATAATCAATCTCATTTACATGCAAGACTTATTTTTATGAATACCGCCGTCTCCAGCTCCAACCTCGCCGCCAGCCTGCGCCTCGATCAATGTGCCAAGGGTGCGAGGGTGCGCGTGGTTAATCTGATCGATCAACCGCTGTTTGGCGCACAGGATGAACACGTCAGCTTGCGCCTTAAGGAACTGGGTTTTTTGCCGGGAGCCCCGTTGAAGGTGATCGGCTTTGGCCTGCTCGGTGCCGACCCACTGGCCGTACAAGTGAACGGTACCAAATTCGCATTGCGCCGTGCCGAGGCTGCCAAGATCTGTGTCGAGCCAATCCTTGAGTGATGCTGGTTGCCGTACCTTGTGCCCGAACCTTTTGACTGACCACTACTTTTGACTAACCGCTACATTGACCGGTTGCTAAATTAGGAAATCCGCATGTCCGCTGTCCCTATCCGCCTGGCGCTGGTTGGCAACCCCAACTGCGGCAAAACCTCACTGTTCAACCGTTTGACTGGCGCGCGCGCCAAAGTTGCCAACTATCCTGGTGTTACCGTAGAGCGTCGCTCCGGTATGGTTACTGCGTTAGAAAACCCTGCTGAACTGTTGGATTTACCAGGCACCTACAGTCTTTTTGTCACCTCGCCCGATGAGCAAGTAGCACGCGACGTCATCTTGGGCAAACTTGCCGGCGAGCGCCGCCCGGATCTGCTGGTTGCCGTAGTCGATGCCTGCAACCTGCGCCTGGGGTTGCGCCTGGTTATGGAACTGCGCAGCCTCAATCGGCCCATGGTATTAGCGCTTAATCAGATGGATGAAGCGCGTCGTCGCGGAATCAGTATCAACACCGCCGCGCTGTCACAGGCTATTGGTATTCCCATCATTGAAACCGTCGCGGTTAACAGCCAGGGCGTTGCGGACTTACGCAAAGTGCTGGATAGCTATGCCCAGCAACCGCCATTGCCTACCGGCGAGCAAGCACTTACCCTCAGTGATCGTCAGGAGTCTGTGGAGGCACTGTACGACCAGATCGAAAGCTTGATGAAGCTGCATGTTATTCAACCAGCCGAAATGCCGCGCTGGCAGGATCGCCTTGATGCGCTGGTAATGCACCCGGTGTTGGGGCTTGTCTTACTCTTTACCACGCTTCTGATAATTTTTCAGGCGGTATTTACCTGGGCAACGCCACTGGTGGATTTAATTGATGGCGCCTTCGTTGTGCTGGGGGAAAGCGTAGCCAGCGTTTTGCCGAATGGCATTCTGAAAGACTTTATTGTCGACGGGCTAATTGCCGGCGTTGGCGGTGTACTGGTATTCCTGCCGCAAATTCTGATCCTGTTCTTCTTCATTTTGGTACTGGAAGATACCGGCTACCTCACCCGCGCCGCCTTTCTGCTGGATCGCCCGATGCGCGGGCTGGGCTTGTCCGGCCGCTCATTTATCCCGTTATTATCGAGCTTTGCCTGCGCCGTGCCCGGCATTATGGCGACCCGCACAATTGCCGACCCACGAGAGCGTTTTATCACCGTGATGGTAGCGCCGCTTATGACCTGTTCGGCGCGTTTACCGGTGTACGTCTTGATCATTGCCGCTTTTATTCCAGAACAACATGTGTGGGGTATTTTTACCCTGCAGGGCCTCACGCTGTTTGCGCTCTATTTTGCGGGCGTCGCGAGTGCGGCCTTAATAGCCTGGATAATGCGCCGCCGCGCCGCGCGCGAAGAGTTCCCACTGTTGCTGGAACTCCCCAGTTACCGCTGGCCCATGGCCTATCACCTGCTGATTGGTTTGCGTGAACGCGCCTGGATCTTCTTACGCCGGGTGGGGACGATTATTCTGGCACTGTCGGTAGTGCTTTGGTTCCTCGCCACCTTCCCCGGCGCACCAGAAGGCGCGACCCAACCCGCAATCGACTACAGTTTTGCCGGCCAACTCGGTCACTTTATGCAACCGCTCTTTGCACCGCTCGGCTTTAACTGGCAAATGTGTATTGCGTTGATACCGGCAATGGGCGCGCGCGAGGTAGCGGTTAGCGCCCTCGCTACGGTTTATGCGGTCGGCGAAGAATCTATTGACGCCGCCTTGGGAGCAACCCTGGCAGCAAGCTGGTCGCTACCAGTGGCCTACGCCTACCTCGCATGGTTCGTCTATGCGCCCCAATGTATTTCTACTATCGCCGTGGTAAAACGCGAAACCAACTCGGCCAAAGCGACAACCTTTTTCACCGTATATTTATTCGCTCTGGCTTACTTTGCTGCATGGGCAACTTATCAAATCGCCACGGCGATTGTGAATTAACCGTTAATCCCGGAGGCGATGATGTGGCAGGACTTTCCATGGCAAGAAATGATTGTAGGATGTTGCGTACTGGCAGCCGCGCTATTCCTGCTGCGCCGCTGGTTCTTCTCATCTAAAAAGTCCGCTGTCTGTGGTGGATGCAGCGGCTGTGATAAAACCGCAGCATCCAGTTGCGCCAATCCCACCGAAAAAATTCATCACTGATGTAGGGCGTGCGAGGTCGGGATAGACTGGCGGGCCTGTGCATTACGCGCGTTTAAATCAATCCAATAACGCGGATTTGCAAGTGGCGTTTCATCCGGGAGCAGTGGATTTTCCAGGTAAATAACATGGCGATTGGTGAGCCGTTCCAACCCGGAACTTACGCGCGGATGATTATAAAAAAACTCATCAAATTTACCGTTGTCGATTAACATTTCCAAACCTTGCTCGATACGTTTCGCAAGTGCTTCATTCTTTTTATTGACAAAAAAATACAGCGCCGTTGGATAGTAGAGCAAAATATTTGCCTCGACCTCCAGATTTTTTTCGCGTCGTTGTGCAAGTTCAAACCAGGCCTCGGAAATACCGCGCGGAAAATAATCAAATCGCTTGGCGTTAATCATGCGAAACAGCGATTCCGTCGTTTCAGCCGTAGTTACCCGCAACCCATTGTGTTGCAAGATAGGAGTATCCGGCCAATGAGTTCCCTGTCCTGCCAGCAATTTCGCCAAATCCTCCCGCGTTTTTATTTGATTAAAACGAGCCTGCTCATGAGCGCGAATTAAAAACACCCTGTAGCCAAACAAACCTTTGAACAAGGGGATACGGATAGGTCGCAGCTGCTGTTCGCGCTCCTTGTCGGTCATGGTCCAGATAACCAGAGCGCGCGTGTCGTTTTGTGCTATGTGAATCCAGCGCGCCTGGGAATAATCGCGCTCGGAAAATTCAATATCGATGACTTCGTTATCCGCTTTGCTGGTATTCAGAGCGAGCACTAACAGACTGGTAAAGTAATCTACCGGCTGCTCCAGCTCAGTGGCCTGCACCTGTACCTCAATATGGACTTTGCCATCGTCGGCAGAATAGGCCCAATTGCTCGCGCCTATACCAAGCGCGCAGATAAGTCGCCAGGGCGGCAGGCGCAACAGAACAATTACCCATTTAACGAGGAATTTGGTTACCAACATCAGCACAATGCCCGACCGCCAGTGAATATTCTCGAAGCATAGAAGATTAGTAGCTACTTTGCCGGCTCGAGAGTCACAGTGCACAGATGACACTCTCGCCTCGCTCCCGTATAGTCACCCACCATTCACCCCGCTCTGTGAAGGACAAGCGCCATGCAACAAAAACTGGAAACCCGTACGTTTCTGCTGTTTTTACTGATTGTGACCACCGGTTTTTTACTAATCCTTAAACCCTTCTTTGGCACTATTTTTTGGGCGTGCGCCATCACCGTGATTTTTTATCCCCTACAGCTAAAACTGTTGGATGTGCTTAAAGGCCGCACCAACCTCAGTGCCCTGCTCACCCTCACGGCGTGCATCCTGGTTGTCGTATTGCCAGTCATATTTCTCATTAGCTCAGTGGTCGCGGAAGGCGCCGCCTTTTACCAAAAGCTGGAGGAAGGCGAGGTAAATCCAGCCCAATATATCGAGCAGGTGCGCACCGCATTTCCCGCTGTCCAACAAACGTTGGATCGATTCGGAGTCGATATCG is a window encoding:
- a CDS encoding FeoA family protein; protein product: MNTAVSSSNLAASLRLDQCAKGARVRVVNLIDQPLFGAQDEHVSLRLKELGFLPGAPLKVIGFGLLGADPLAVQVNGTKFALRRAEAAKICVEPILE
- a CDS encoding ferrous iron transporter B — translated: MSAVPIRLALVGNPNCGKTSLFNRLTGARAKVANYPGVTVERRSGMVTALENPAELLDLPGTYSLFVTSPDEQVARDVILGKLAGERRPDLLVAVVDACNLRLGLRLVMELRSLNRPMVLALNQMDEARRRGISINTAALSQAIGIPIIETVAVNSQGVADLRKVLDSYAQQPPLPTGEQALTLSDRQESVEALYDQIESLMKLHVIQPAEMPRWQDRLDALVMHPVLGLVLLFTTLLIIFQAVFTWATPLVDLIDGAFVVLGESVASVLPNGILKDFIVDGLIAGVGGVLVFLPQILILFFFILVLEDTGYLTRAAFLLDRPMRGLGLSGRSFIPLLSSFACAVPGIMATRTIADPRERFITVMVAPLMTCSARLPVYVLIIAAFIPEQHVWGIFTLQGLTLFALYFAGVASAALIAWIMRRRAAREEFPLLLELPSYRWPMAYHLLIGLRERAWIFLRRVGTIILALSVVLWFLATFPGAPEGATQPAIDYSFAGQLGHFMQPLFAPLGFNWQMCIALIPAMGAREVAVSALATVYAVGEESIDAALGATLAASWSLPVAYAYLAWFVYAPQCISTIAVVKRETNSAKATTFFTVYLFALAYFAAWATYQIATAIVN
- a CDS encoding FeoB-associated Cys-rich membrane protein; the protein is MIVGCCVLAAALFLLRRWFFSSKKSAVCGGCSGCDKTAASSCANPTEKIHH
- a CDS encoding fatty acid cis/trans isomerase; translated protein: MKFTSLIILLVMIAGCASISGSQWDKRFGKAEVREMPTNPSQSQISYYQHTRPILEQRCVVCHGCYDAPCQLKLESYEGLLRGANPEKVYDGTRLLGANLTRLFEDAQTTAEWRSKKFHPVINERSNSPSANIDAGVLAQTLKLKHAHPLPNAAILPENFDLNLDPTQYCPSIETFNAFSQKNPLWGMPYALPGLNEKEYKLTMDWLAQGAAMGTLTPIPASVQKQIISWEKFLNGASLKEQLVNRYIFEHLFLAHLFFAEAPRTYFRLIRSSTPPGEPIQRISTARPFDDPKAQRVYYRLWRDPSSTVAKTFMPYKLSKQRMDRWQKLFYQVDYQVAQLPSYHPDTAANPFITFAELPISARYRFMLDEAQFTIMNFIKGPVCRGQVALNVIQDHFWVFFLAPDNQSSKGTEKFLADNSKHLQLPASAGNTMMPMPDWIKYSELQKEYLAAKAKIVNQVAKEKDGLDLNLFWNGDKGTNPNAALTIFRHSDSASVHQGLIGQPPKTAWVIGYPLLERIHYLLVAGFDVYGNVSHQLLSRLYMDFLRIEGEMNFVTFLPKKNQQQEMAFWYRDAESNLQTYLNLYINQLDDKNNIRYTSDNPKLELYKKLQDYLGEASKSPLNIRTNKLSADQLALYEKLQSTHGTAISFLPQTTVLEIPGKGLFTLIHNNAYSNLSSLFGEDKRHIPVEDNLTIARGIVGSYPNSFLRVESNALDAFVTQFQAMRSEADYRALRDTYGIRRSNPDFWAFSDHVHELYFRNQPKEAAILDYNRLENR
- a CDS encoding transporter substrate-binding domain-containing protein: MLVTKFLVKWVIVLLRLPPWRLICALGIGASNWAYSADDGKVHIEVQVQATELEQPVDYFTSLLVLALNTSKADNEVIDIEFSERDYSQARWIHIAQNDTRALVIWTMTDKEREQQLRPIRIPLFKGLFGYRVFLIRAHEQARFNQIKTREDLAKLLAGQGTHWPDTPILQHNGLRVTTAETTESLFRMINAKRFDYFPRGISEAWFELAQRREKNLEVEANILLYYPTALYFFVNKKNEALAKRIEQGLEMLIDNGKFDEFFYNHPRVSSGLERLTNRHVIYLENPLLPDETPLANPRYWIDLNARNAQARQSIPTSHALHQ